In the genome of Pseudomonas sp. P5_109, one region contains:
- the gnd gene encoding phosphogluconate dehydrogenase (NAD(+)-dependent, decarboxylating): MCSREHQHMQLGIIGLGRMGGNIARRLMLNGHTTVVYDRNTAFVEALAAEGSTGVTDLPALVAGLAKPRAVWVMLPAGAPTEDTIDTLGTLLEAGDTIIDGGNTFYKDDIRRAKTLSEKGLHYIDVGTSGGVWGLERGYCMMIGGDTETVKRLDPLFATLAPGMGDIPRTKDRKSDDDRAERGYIHAGPAGAGHFVKMIHNGIEYGMMQAFAEGFDILQTKNSESLPPDQRFDLNVADIAEVWRRGSVVSSWLLDLTADALASDPKLDGFSGSVADSGEGRWTIEAAMEQAVPVPVLSNSLFSRYRSRGQGTFGDKVLSAQRFGFGGHVETSKK, translated from the coding sequence ATTTGTAGTAGGGAGCATCAGCACATGCAACTCGGGATTATTGGACTGGGCCGCATGGGCGGCAATATTGCACGGCGCCTGATGCTCAACGGGCACACCACCGTTGTATATGACCGCAATACCGCCTTTGTCGAAGCCCTGGCCGCAGAGGGTTCCACCGGCGTCACCGATCTGCCTGCGCTGGTCGCTGGCCTGGCCAAGCCGCGTGCGGTGTGGGTCATGCTGCCAGCTGGCGCGCCGACCGAAGACACCATCGACACCCTGGGCACCTTGCTCGAAGCCGGCGACACCATCATCGATGGCGGCAACACCTTCTATAAGGACGATATCCGCCGGGCCAAAACCCTGTCGGAAAAAGGCCTGCACTACATCGACGTCGGTACGTCCGGCGGCGTCTGGGGCCTGGAGCGCGGTTACTGCATGATGATCGGCGGCGATACCGAGACCGTTAAGCGTCTCGATCCGCTGTTCGCCACCCTGGCCCCTGGCATGGGTGACATCCCGCGCACCAAGGACCGCAAGTCCGACGACGATCGTGCCGAGCGTGGCTACATTCACGCAGGTCCCGCCGGCGCCGGGCATTTCGTCAAGATGATCCACAACGGTATCGAGTACGGAATGATGCAGGCCTTCGCCGAAGGCTTCGACATCCTGCAAACCAAAAACAGCGAGAGCCTGCCGCCAGACCAGCGTTTCGACCTGAACGTCGCCGACATCGCCGAAGTCTGGCGTCGTGGCAGCGTGGTGTCCTCGTGGCTGCTCGACCTGACCGCCGATGCCCTGGCCAGCGATCCGAAACTCGACGGTTTCTCCGGGTCTGTGGCTGACAGCGGTGAGGGCCGCTGGACCATCGAAGCCGCAATGGAGCAAGCGGTGCCGGTACCGGTGCTGTCGAACTCGCTGTTCTCGCGCTACCGTTCGCGCGGGCAGGGCACCTTTGGCGACAAGGTGCTCTCGGCCCAGCGCTTCGGCTTCGGCGGCCACGTGGAGACCTCGAAAAAATGA
- a CDS encoding DUF6026 family protein produces the protein MGTVHTALPAQTLYVTIRRDELRQLKEERDQLKQELAQLRLLLQAGQTHPLAVTQRAPLA, from the coding sequence ATGGGCACAGTACATACCGCACTGCCAGCACAAACCCTTTACGTCACTATCCGTCGCGATGAATTGCGTCAGTTGAAAGAAGAACGCGATCAGTTGAAACAGGAGCTGGCGCAGTTACGCCTGCTGTTGCAAGCCGGCCAGACCCACCCCCTGGCTGTGACACAGCGCGCCCCACTCGCCTGA